In Carassius auratus strain Wakin unplaced genomic scaffold, ASM336829v1 scaf_tig00000876, whole genome shotgun sequence, the following proteins share a genomic window:
- the LOC113069161 gene encoding ubiquitin carboxyl-terminal hydrolase 19-like isoform X4, giving the protein MASSSTCPSESGRRRGQRGPDDAVSASKKKQKDRANQESKEAKRATPATSSETRKDLFLDWKQNAHEVIVRLSCEDAGVLRVEDIDYAFSDSACHIRLPDGREWSCNLHEEIEASCSKLLYKEKTNVLQLVMHKKIPLNSWPTFANKKKTEIVNILGENGSNHPRSTTGQSEKSAEIIEKIPAVTSAEQKRGKPARGSKRGMKGKPVELSESTDVKVDEIKSSDKADPISEPSAKRTTRPSRSTKEPPIAPCSIKESQSKPAVDGKTHALAGSSSASSTSNAKDNRVQMQVKGQVCQASPKEKELDTRPKSNNQVEADESKAVSSLCELKVAQEESSLQVKTQTITSDEREKRTDEKKPQSDAQIPTMLPSHDLVSEKSVSTASKREESPQKRCTEEKRDKSKEDPHGGSQEEDTEDPEPMVNLKLVKNDSYEKGTDLMVVNVYMKEICKHTSRVLFREQDFTLIFQTSDPNFLRLHPDCGPNTVFKWQVKLRNLIQPDQSSYAFTPSRIDITLKKRHSQRWGGLEAPAIQVGGAKVAVPSSPSTLEKSQPGSSQHALPVKEEPRVGEEKAKPPRAPEDLDLDAVAPRSVSEHMSLKQEPTVATPKPTCMVQPMTHTPPAGSERAEEVEEKKVCLPGFTGLVNLGNTCFMNSVIQSLSNTRELRDYFHDRGFESEINCSNPLGTGGRLAISFAVLLRALWKGTHHAFQPSKLKAIVASKASQFTGYAQHDAQEFMAFLLDGLHEDLNRIQNKPYTETVDSDGRQDEVVAEEAWQRHKMRNDSFVVDLFQGQYKSKLVCPVCSKVSITFDPFLYLPVPLPQKQKVLTVFYFAKDPHKKPVKFLVSVSKVNSSTAEVLESISRSVRNKPENLRLAEVVKNRFQRIFSPTQSLDTVTSSELLFCFEVLSKDLAKEKVVFLKVQQRPQIPSIPITKCAGCMKPPASDDEKLRRCTRCYRVGYCNQACQKNHWPNHKVMCRLNVENIGLPFLISVPESRLTYTRLTQLLEGYSRYSVNVFQPPFQSGRMSPEASLSRVDLTPIASSVSECQEQEEEPSSAGETESQAEQTETPQTDSASVISAAGGETLSSDSGCCELATSSQDSLVEKETSCEKAIKPEAVVTGYQQPSESETGSASQFYITLLDPTQKEDRKLEDKGDAVLELPDDCTLELVWKNYEKQKEYVLVRSKELEFDEDPGSATETSRAGHFTLEQCLNLFTKPEVLAPEEAWYCPKCQQHREASKQLLLWRLPNVLIIQLKRFSFRSFIWRDKINDMVDFPVRNLDLSKFCIGHKGDVQQPPIYDLYAVINHYGGMIGGHYTAYARLPSDKNSQRSDVGWRLFDDSTVTTVEESQVVTRYAYVLFYRRRNSPVERPSHFLGPLGAESSAASGGAASQASSQTLFGTDLDPDGPAQTSSDMFAHSGECAAPSYSSMEEVD; this is encoded by the exons ATGGCCAGCAGCAGTACATGCCCCAGCGAATCGGGCCGGAGGCGAGGTCAGAGAGGACCTGACGATGCAGTCAGCGCCAGTAAAAAGAAACAGAAGGACAGAGCCAACCAGGAGAGCAAGGAGGCCAAGCGGGCAACCCCAGCCACCAGCTCAGAGACTAGAAAAG ATTTGTTTCTGGACTGGAAGCAGAATGCACACGAGGTGATCGTGAGGCTGAGCTGTGAAGATGCCGGGGTGCTGAGAGTGGAAGATATCGATTATGCCTTTTCTGATTCCGCCTGCCACATCCGGCTGCCGG ATGGCCGTGAATGGAGctgtaatctccatgaagagattgAAGCCTCCTGCAGTAAACTGCTTTATAAGGAGAAAACAAATGTTCTTCAGCTTGTTATGCACAAGAAGATCCCGCTCAACTCATGGCCCACCTTTGCT aacaagaaaaaaactgaaatagtgaACATCCTTGGAGAGAATGGCAGCAACCACCCCCGGTCAACCACAGGCCAGTCTGAAAAATCTGCCGAAATCATTGAAAAAATACCCGCAGTGACTTCTGCTGAGCAGAAACGGGGTAAACCTGCCCGAGGGTCAAAACGAGGGATGAAAGGCAAACCGGTGGAGCTCTCTGAGAGCACAGATGTGAAGGTAGATGAGATTAAATCGAGCGATAAAGCAGACCCGATCAGTGAGCCCAGCGCAAAGCGTACCACACGACCCTCCAGAAGCACAAAAGAGCCCCCAATAGCTCCCTGCTCGATAAAGGAGTCTCAATCCAAACCAGCAGTTGATGGAAAAACACATGCACTAGCCGGGAGCAGCAGTGCCTCTTCGACTAGCAATGCAAAAGACAACAGGGTTCAGATGCAAGTAAAAGGTCAGGTATGCCAGGCATCACCAAAAGAAAAAGAGCTGGACACGAGGCCAAAAAGCAACAATCAG GTTGAGGCAGATGAAAGTAAGGCTGTTTCCTCACTGTGTGAGCTGAAGGTGGCGCAAGAGGAGAGTTCTCTTCAGGTGAAAACGCAAACAATAACATCTGATGAGCGAGAAAAAAGAACAGATGAAAAGAAGCCACAGTCTGATGCCCAGATCCCTACAATGCTTCCATCTCATGATTTGGTATCTGAGAAGTCTGTTTCAACAGCCTCTAAGAGAGAGGAGTCTCCTCAAAAGAGATGCACAGAGGAGAAGAGAGACAAGTCCAAGGAGGATCCACATGGAGGAAGCCAAGAGGAGGATACAGAAG ATCCGGAGCCTATGGTGAACTTGAAGCTAGTGAAGAATGACTCGTATGAGAAAGGGACAGACCTGATGGTTGTTAATGTCTACATGAAAGAAATCTGCAAGCACACGTCCAGGGTGCTGTTCAGGGAACAAGACTTCACTCTTATCTTCCAGACTAG TGATCCCAACTTTTTGCGCCTTCATCCGGATTGCGGACCAAACACCGTCTTTAAATGGCAGGTTAAACTCAG GAATCTAATTCAGCCAGATCAGTCAAGCTATGCCTTCACTCCGTCCCGTATCGACATCACCCTGAAGAAAAGACACAGTCAGCGCTGGGGAGGTCTGGAAGCACCTGCCATACAAG TGGGGGGTGCCAAGGTTGCAGTGCCCTCTAGCCCTTCCACACTCGAAAAGAGCCAGCCAGGAAGCAGCCAGCATGCACTTCCTGTTAAAGAAGAACCACGAGTAGGAGAGGAGAAAGCCAAACCCCCTCGGGCCCCAGAGGACTTAGATCTGGATGCCGTGGCACCTCGCTCAGTTTCCGAACACATGTCCCTCAAACAGGAACCAACTGTTGCTACG CCCAAGCCCACCTGCATGGTGCAGCCCATGACTCACACTCCTCCTGCAGGCAGTGAGAGAGCTGAAGAAGTGGAGGAGAAGAAAGTGTGTCTCCCTGGCTTCACTGGACTGGTCAATTTGGGAAACACTTGCTTTATGAACAGTGTGATCCAGTCCCTCTCCAACACACGGGAGCTCAGGGATTATTTCCATG ACCGTGGGTTTGAGTCTGAGATTAACTGTAGTAATCCATTGGGCACTGGTGGACGGTTGGCCATTAGCTTTGCTGTTCTGCTTCGAGCGCTGTGGAAGGGCACTCATCATGCATTTCAACCCTCCAAATTAAAG GCTATAGTTGCCAGTAAGGCCAGTCAGTTTACAGGCTACGCACAGCATGATGCTCAGGAGTTCATGGCTTTCTTACTGGATGGGCTGCATGAAGACCTAAACCGCATCCAAAACAAACCGTACACAGAGACCGTTGACTCAGACGGCCGTCAGGATGAA GTTGTTGCAGAAGAGGCATGGCAGAGGCATAAAATGAGGAACGATTCCTTCGTTGTTGACCTCTTTCAGGGCCAGTACAAGTCAAAGCTGGTGTGTCCTGTGTGTTCTAAG GTTTCCATTACCTTCGACCCTTTCTTGTATTTGCCTGTCCCCCTACCTCAAAAGCAGAAGGTgctgactgttttctatttcgcTAAAGATCCCCACAAGAAACCAGTCAAG TTTTTGGTCAGTGTGAGTAAAGTCAACTCGAGCACGGCTGAAGTACTGGAGTCAATATCTCGCAGTGTGAGGAATAAACCAGAGAACCTGAGGCTGGCAGAG GTGGTGAAGAACAGGTTCCAAAGAATCTTCTCACCGACTCAATCTTTGGACACGGTCACGTCCAGTGAACTGCTCTTCTGCTTTGAGGTGTTGTCAAAAGATCTCGCCAAAGAGAAAGTGGTGTTTCTGAAGGTCCAACAG AGACCTCAAATTCCAAGCATCCCAATCACAAAGTGTGCTGGCTGCATGAAGCCTCCTGCCTCTGACGACGAGAAGCTCAGGCGCTGTACTCGCTGTTACCGCGTCGGCTACTGCAATCA GGCCTGCCAGAAGAACCACTGGCCCAATCACAAAGTTATGTGCCGGCTCAATGTGGAGAATATTGGACTGCCGTTTTTAATTAGTGTGCCTGAGTCTAGGCTGACTTACACCCGTCTGACACAGCTCCTGGAAGGCTACTCTAG GTACTCTGTCAATGTGTTCCAGCCACCTTTCCAGTCCGGTCGGATGTCTCCAGAGGCAAGCCTGTCCCGTGTTGACCTGACCCCCATAGCAAGCAGTGTCTCAGAGTGTCAGGAGCAAGAGGAGGAGCCGTCATCTGCAGGAGAAACGGAAAGCCAGGCGGAGCAGACAGAGACACCACAAACAGATAGCGCGTCTGTGATCTCCGCAGCAGGTGGGGAAACTCTCTCCAGTGACTCGGGCTGCTGTGAGCTCGCCACCAGCTCCCAAGATTCTTTGGTGGAGAAAGAAACATCATGTGAAAAGGCTATTAAACCAGAAG CTGTAGTGACCGGGTATCAGCAACCGTCTGAGTCAGAGACTGGAAGTGCGTCTCAATTCTACATCACACTTCTGGACCCAACCCAAAAGGAGGACCGAAAACTTGAGGACAAAG GTGATGCGGTACTGGAGCTGCCTGATGACTGCACGCTGGAGCTGGTGTGGAAGAACTACGAGAAGCAGAAGGAGTATGTGCTGGTGCGCTCTAAAGAGCTAGAGTTTGATGAGGACCCTGGCTCTGCTACGGAGACATCCAGGGCAGGACACTTCACCTTAGAGCAGTGCCTGAACCTCTTTACCAAACCTGAGGTGCTGGCCCCTGAAGAGGCATG GTATTGTCCGAAGTGTCAGCAACACAGGGAAGCCTCTAAACAGCTGCTGCTCTGGCGTCTTCCCAACGTGCTCATCATCCAGCTCAAGCGCTTCTCATTTCGGAGCTTCATATGGAGGGACAAGATTAATGATATGGTTGATTTCCCAGTCAG AAACCTGGACCTGAGTAAGTTCTGTATTGGTCATAAGGGTGACGTCCAGCAGCCCCCCATCTATGATCTCTACGCTGTGATCAACCATTACGGCGGGATGATCGGAGGACACTACACAGCCTACGCTCGTCTTCCCAGCGACAAGAACAGCCAGCGCAGCGACGTTG GCTGGCGTTTGTTTGATGACAGCACAGTGACAACGGTGGAAGAGAGTCAGGTGGTTACGCGTTACGCCTATGTGCTGTTCTACCGCCGCAGGAACTCTCCGGTAGAGAGGCCGTCTCACTTTCTGGGGCCCCTTGGAGCCGAATCGTCTGCTGCAAGTGGCGGTGCTGCCAGTCAG GCTTCTAGCCAGACACTGTTTGGGACAGACCTGGACCCAGACGGACCTGCTCAGACCTCCTCTGACATGTTTGCACACTCTGGAGAATGTGCCGCCCCGTCCTACAGCAGCATGGAGGAGGTGGATTGA
- the LOC113069161 gene encoding ubiquitin carboxyl-terminal hydrolase 19-like isoform X3, which yields MASSSTCPSESGRRRGQRGPDDAVSASKKKQKDRANQESKEAKRATPATSSETRKDLFLDWKQNAHEVIVRLSCEDAGVLRVEDIDYAFSDSACHIRLPDGREWSCNLHEEIEASCSKLLYKEKTNVLQLVMHKKIPLNSWPTFANKKKTEIVNILGENGSNHPRSTTGQSEKSAEIIEKIPAVTSAEQKRGKPARGSKRGMKGKPVELSESTDVKVDEIKSSDKADPISEPSAKRTTRPSRSTKEPPIAPCSIKESQSKPAVDGKTHALAGSSSASSTSNAKDNRVQMQVKGQVCQASPKEKELDTRPKSNNQVEADESKAVSSLCELKVAQEESSLQVKTQTITSDEREKRTDEKKPQSDAQIPTMLPSHDLVSEKSVSTASKREESPQKRCTEEKRDKSKEDPHGGSQEEDTEDPEPMVNLKLVKNDSYEKGTDLMVVNVYMKEICKHTSRVLFREQDFTLIFQTSDPNFLRLHPDCGPNTVFKWQVKLRNLIQPDQSSYAFTPSRIDITLKKRHSQRWGGLEAPAIQGAVGGAKVAVPSSPSTLEKSQPGSSQHALPVKEEPRVGEEKAKPPRAPEDLDLDAVAPRSVSEHMSLKQEPTVATPKPTCMVQPMTHTPPAGSERAEEVEEKKVCLPGFTGLVNLGNTCFMNSVIQSLSNTRELRDYFHDRGFESEINCSNPLGTGGRLAISFAVLLRALWKGTHHAFQPSKLKAIVASKASQFTGYAQHDAQEFMAFLLDGLHEDLNRIQNKPYTETVDSDGRQDEVVAEEAWQRHKMRNDSFVVDLFQGQYKSKLVCPVCSKVSITFDPFLYLPVPLPQKQKVLTVFYFAKDPHKKPVKFLVSVSKVNSSTAEVLESISRSVRNKPENLRLAEVVKNRFQRIFSPTQSLDTVTSSELLFCFEVLSKDLAKEKVVFLKVQQRPQIPSIPITKCAGCMKPPASDDEKLRRCTRCYRVGYCNQACQKNHWPNHKVMCRLNVENIGLPFLISVPESRLTYTRLTQLLEGYSRYSVNVFQPPFQSGRMSPEASLSRVDLTPIASSVSECQEQEEEPSSAGETESQAEQTETPQTDSASVISAAGGETLSSDSGCCELATSSQDSLVEKETSCEKAIKPEAVVTGYQQPSESETGSASQFYITLLDPTQKEDRKLEDKGDAVLELPDDCTLELVWKNYEKQKEYVLVRSKELEFDEDPGSATETSRAGHFTLEQCLNLFTKPEVLAPEEAWYCPKCQQHREASKQLLLWRLPNVLIIQLKRFSFRSFIWRDKINDMVDFPVRNLDLSKFCIGHKGDVQQPPIYDLYAVINHYGGMIGGHYTAYARLPSDKNSQRSDVGWRLFDDSTVTTVEESQVVTRYAYVLFYRRRNSPVERPSHFLGPLGAESSAASGGAASQASSQTLFGTDLDPDGPAQTSSDMFAHSGECAAPSYSSMEEVD from the exons ATGGCCAGCAGCAGTACATGCCCCAGCGAATCGGGCCGGAGGCGAGGTCAGAGAGGACCTGACGATGCAGTCAGCGCCAGTAAAAAGAAACAGAAGGACAGAGCCAACCAGGAGAGCAAGGAGGCCAAGCGGGCAACCCCAGCCACCAGCTCAGAGACTAGAAAAG ATTTGTTTCTGGACTGGAAGCAGAATGCACACGAGGTGATCGTGAGGCTGAGCTGTGAAGATGCCGGGGTGCTGAGAGTGGAAGATATCGATTATGCCTTTTCTGATTCCGCCTGCCACATCCGGCTGCCGG ATGGCCGTGAATGGAGctgtaatctccatgaagagattgAAGCCTCCTGCAGTAAACTGCTTTATAAGGAGAAAACAAATGTTCTTCAGCTTGTTATGCACAAGAAGATCCCGCTCAACTCATGGCCCACCTTTGCT aacaagaaaaaaactgaaatagtgaACATCCTTGGAGAGAATGGCAGCAACCACCCCCGGTCAACCACAGGCCAGTCTGAAAAATCTGCCGAAATCATTGAAAAAATACCCGCAGTGACTTCTGCTGAGCAGAAACGGGGTAAACCTGCCCGAGGGTCAAAACGAGGGATGAAAGGCAAACCGGTGGAGCTCTCTGAGAGCACAGATGTGAAGGTAGATGAGATTAAATCGAGCGATAAAGCAGACCCGATCAGTGAGCCCAGCGCAAAGCGTACCACACGACCCTCCAGAAGCACAAAAGAGCCCCCAATAGCTCCCTGCTCGATAAAGGAGTCTCAATCCAAACCAGCAGTTGATGGAAAAACACATGCACTAGCCGGGAGCAGCAGTGCCTCTTCGACTAGCAATGCAAAAGACAACAGGGTTCAGATGCAAGTAAAAGGTCAGGTATGCCAGGCATCACCAAAAGAAAAAGAGCTGGACACGAGGCCAAAAAGCAACAATCAG GTTGAGGCAGATGAAAGTAAGGCTGTTTCCTCACTGTGTGAGCTGAAGGTGGCGCAAGAGGAGAGTTCTCTTCAGGTGAAAACGCAAACAATAACATCTGATGAGCGAGAAAAAAGAACAGATGAAAAGAAGCCACAGTCTGATGCCCAGATCCCTACAATGCTTCCATCTCATGATTTGGTATCTGAGAAGTCTGTTTCAACAGCCTCTAAGAGAGAGGAGTCTCCTCAAAAGAGATGCACAGAGGAGAAGAGAGACAAGTCCAAGGAGGATCCACATGGAGGAAGCCAAGAGGAGGATACAGAAG ATCCGGAGCCTATGGTGAACTTGAAGCTAGTGAAGAATGACTCGTATGAGAAAGGGACAGACCTGATGGTTGTTAATGTCTACATGAAAGAAATCTGCAAGCACACGTCCAGGGTGCTGTTCAGGGAACAAGACTTCACTCTTATCTTCCAGACTAG TGATCCCAACTTTTTGCGCCTTCATCCGGATTGCGGACCAAACACCGTCTTTAAATGGCAGGTTAAACTCAG GAATCTAATTCAGCCAGATCAGTCAAGCTATGCCTTCACTCCGTCCCGTATCGACATCACCCTGAAGAAAAGACACAGTCAGCGCTGGGGAGGTCTGGAAGCACCTGCCATACAAG GTGCAGTGGGGGGTGCCAAGGTTGCAGTGCCCTCTAGCCCTTCCACACTCGAAAAGAGCCAGCCAGGAAGCAGCCAGCATGCACTTCCTGTTAAAGAAGAACCACGAGTAGGAGAGGAGAAAGCCAAACCCCCTCGGGCCCCAGAGGACTTAGATCTGGATGCCGTGGCACCTCGCTCAGTTTCCGAACACATGTCCCTCAAACAGGAACCAACTGTTGCTACG CCCAAGCCCACCTGCATGGTGCAGCCCATGACTCACACTCCTCCTGCAGGCAGTGAGAGAGCTGAAGAAGTGGAGGAGAAGAAAGTGTGTCTCCCTGGCTTCACTGGACTGGTCAATTTGGGAAACACTTGCTTTATGAACAGTGTGATCCAGTCCCTCTCCAACACACGGGAGCTCAGGGATTATTTCCATG ACCGTGGGTTTGAGTCTGAGATTAACTGTAGTAATCCATTGGGCACTGGTGGACGGTTGGCCATTAGCTTTGCTGTTCTGCTTCGAGCGCTGTGGAAGGGCACTCATCATGCATTTCAACCCTCCAAATTAAAG GCTATAGTTGCCAGTAAGGCCAGTCAGTTTACAGGCTACGCACAGCATGATGCTCAGGAGTTCATGGCTTTCTTACTGGATGGGCTGCATGAAGACCTAAACCGCATCCAAAACAAACCGTACACAGAGACCGTTGACTCAGACGGCCGTCAGGATGAA GTTGTTGCAGAAGAGGCATGGCAGAGGCATAAAATGAGGAACGATTCCTTCGTTGTTGACCTCTTTCAGGGCCAGTACAAGTCAAAGCTGGTGTGTCCTGTGTGTTCTAAG GTTTCCATTACCTTCGACCCTTTCTTGTATTTGCCTGTCCCCCTACCTCAAAAGCAGAAGGTgctgactgttttctatttcgcTAAAGATCCCCACAAGAAACCAGTCAAG TTTTTGGTCAGTGTGAGTAAAGTCAACTCGAGCACGGCTGAAGTACTGGAGTCAATATCTCGCAGTGTGAGGAATAAACCAGAGAACCTGAGGCTGGCAGAG GTGGTGAAGAACAGGTTCCAAAGAATCTTCTCACCGACTCAATCTTTGGACACGGTCACGTCCAGTGAACTGCTCTTCTGCTTTGAGGTGTTGTCAAAAGATCTCGCCAAAGAGAAAGTGGTGTTTCTGAAGGTCCAACAG AGACCTCAAATTCCAAGCATCCCAATCACAAAGTGTGCTGGCTGCATGAAGCCTCCTGCCTCTGACGACGAGAAGCTCAGGCGCTGTACTCGCTGTTACCGCGTCGGCTACTGCAATCA GGCCTGCCAGAAGAACCACTGGCCCAATCACAAAGTTATGTGCCGGCTCAATGTGGAGAATATTGGACTGCCGTTTTTAATTAGTGTGCCTGAGTCTAGGCTGACTTACACCCGTCTGACACAGCTCCTGGAAGGCTACTCTAG GTACTCTGTCAATGTGTTCCAGCCACCTTTCCAGTCCGGTCGGATGTCTCCAGAGGCAAGCCTGTCCCGTGTTGACCTGACCCCCATAGCAAGCAGTGTCTCAGAGTGTCAGGAGCAAGAGGAGGAGCCGTCATCTGCAGGAGAAACGGAAAGCCAGGCGGAGCAGACAGAGACACCACAAACAGATAGCGCGTCTGTGATCTCCGCAGCAGGTGGGGAAACTCTCTCCAGTGACTCGGGCTGCTGTGAGCTCGCCACCAGCTCCCAAGATTCTTTGGTGGAGAAAGAAACATCATGTGAAAAGGCTATTAAACCAGAAG CTGTAGTGACCGGGTATCAGCAACCGTCTGAGTCAGAGACTGGAAGTGCGTCTCAATTCTACATCACACTTCTGGACCCAACCCAAAAGGAGGACCGAAAACTTGAGGACAAAG GTGATGCGGTACTGGAGCTGCCTGATGACTGCACGCTGGAGCTGGTGTGGAAGAACTACGAGAAGCAGAAGGAGTATGTGCTGGTGCGCTCTAAAGAGCTAGAGTTTGATGAGGACCCTGGCTCTGCTACGGAGACATCCAGGGCAGGACACTTCACCTTAGAGCAGTGCCTGAACCTCTTTACCAAACCTGAGGTGCTGGCCCCTGAAGAGGCATG GTATTGTCCGAAGTGTCAGCAACACAGGGAAGCCTCTAAACAGCTGCTGCTCTGGCGTCTTCCCAACGTGCTCATCATCCAGCTCAAGCGCTTCTCATTTCGGAGCTTCATATGGAGGGACAAGATTAATGATATGGTTGATTTCCCAGTCAG AAACCTGGACCTGAGTAAGTTCTGTATTGGTCATAAGGGTGACGTCCAGCAGCCCCCCATCTATGATCTCTACGCTGTGATCAACCATTACGGCGGGATGATCGGAGGACACTACACAGCCTACGCTCGTCTTCCCAGCGACAAGAACAGCCAGCGCAGCGACGTTG GCTGGCGTTTGTTTGATGACAGCACAGTGACAACGGTGGAAGAGAGTCAGGTGGTTACGCGTTACGCCTATGTGCTGTTCTACCGCCGCAGGAACTCTCCGGTAGAGAGGCCGTCTCACTTTCTGGGGCCCCTTGGAGCCGAATCGTCTGCTGCAAGTGGCGGTGCTGCCAGTCAG GCTTCTAGCCAGACACTGTTTGGGACAGACCTGGACCCAGACGGACCTGCTCAGACCTCCTCTGACATGTTTGCACACTCTGGAGAATGTGCCGCCCCGTCCTACAGCAGCATGGAGGAGGTGGATTGA